GGCATCCCTGTTTTCAGGGTTCTATGCGATTGTGTCTGCAGCCAATGGCGTGTTCGATAACGCGGCGATTGCGATTTTCGTTTCCATGATCCTCGACGGGCTGGATGGTCGTGTCGCGCGACTGACCAACACCCAGAGTAAGTTCGGTGAGGAATATGACAGTCTGGCGGACATGGTCGCCTTTGGTGTGGCTCCCGGCTTGGTGGCCTTCTTCTGGTCGCTGAATAACCTCGGCCAGGTTGGTTGGGCTATCACCTTCATTTATGTTGCTGGCGCGGCCCTGCGCCTTGCGCGGTTCAATACCCAGATTGGCTCGGTCGACAAGAAGTTTTTCGTCGGTCTCGCCAGCCCCGCTGCTGCGGCCTGTGTGGCCGGGCTTGTGTGGTGCTTTCACCAGTTTGAGCCAGCGGCCTGGCTAACAGCGATGACGCTGATCGTTGTGGGCGGGTGTGGTCTGCTTATGGTCAGCAATATTCTCTATAAAAGCTTTAAGGACCTGGATCTCCGTG
This genomic stretch from Marinobacter halotolerans harbors:
- the pssA gene encoding CDP-diacylglycerol--serine O-phosphatidyltransferase: MSEKKSQPENRPESAIEPGTDPEIETGEVVEEELVEGAPVRRKGIYLLPNALTTASLFSGFYAIVSAANGVFDNAAIAIFVSMILDGLDGRVARLTNTQSKFGEEYDSLADMVAFGVAPGLVAFFWSLNNLGQVGWAITFIYVAGAALRLARFNTQIGSVDKKFFVGLASPAAAACVAGLVWCFHQFEPAAWLTAMTLIVVGGCGLLMVSNILYKSFKDLDLRGRVPFAAILLVVLTFVIVALDPATVLFSGFLAYALSGPVFALFRRSKQSSQAASKH